In Flavobacterium enshiense, the genomic stretch TTTTTCTCTATTTTACTGTGTGTTTTGCTTTTTAGGGCTTCTTTTTTAAGATAGACTTGGGCAGTGGTTTTGTTGAAAACTACTTTCTCTACCTGATTAGAATCTAAATACTGGTAAAATTTAGACAATGAAGTAGGGCGGACTTCCTGAAAACTGGATCCGCTGGAAACTAATTGTATTGTAACTAGAATTAAAAGTACGGCACCATAGATAATCCATGGGCTAATTTTAATTTTAGTAGGGTTATTTTTCTTATCTTTTGACATGTAACGTGAATATTAGTATTTGTTTTCGATAGAAGTGATTTTGGCATCACCCCATAAACTCTCGATGTTGTAGTACTCACGGATGTGTTTTTGGAAAACGTGAACCACAATGTTTACATAATCCATCAAAACCCATTCGCCGTTTTCAGTACCTTCAACGTGCCAAGGTTTGTCTTTTAAATCTCTAGAAACTATTTTTTGAATTGAGTTAACAATAGCGTTAACCTGTGTGTTGGAGTTACCGTTACAAATTACGAAGTAGTCGCACACGGTGTTTTCGATTGCTCTTAAATCCAGTATATCTATGTTGTTACCTTTTACTTCTTCAATTCCTTTAATGATGTTAGCTAATAATACATCATTGTTATTCTCCTTTTTCGCCATTTATTTTAATATGTTTTTCGCAAAGTTACCAATTTTTGTCTTTATTTTTGAACCTTAACATAAGATTAAACTTCATAAAGCCAATTTATCTCTATGAACATCATCAAACTCAGTGCCACATCTTCAACAAATGACTTTTTGAAAGCATTGCTGACAAAGCAGTTTGTTGAGAATTTTACTGTTGTGACTGCAGAAAATCAAACTTCGGGTCGCGGTCAAATGGGGGCGGTTTGGGCGGTTGAATCTGGTAAAAACCTGACTTTTAGTGTGTTGGTAAAAGATGTGTTGCCGGATATAAACACTATTTTTCATCTGAATGTGCTTGTTGCTATATGTCTTACCGAAGTTTTGGAACAACTTAAAATTCCTAATATAGCTATTAAATGGCCAAACGACATTTTGGCAGATAATAAAAAAATTGCCGGTATTTTAATTGAAAACAGTTTGAAGAGCGGAGGAGAAATTGTTTCCGTTGTGGGTATCGGACTGAATGTGAATCAAAAAAACTTTGATGGTTTGCCAAAAGCGGGTTCTTTATGCGGAATTTTAAATCGGGAATTCGATAAGGACGAGATTTTGATTTCCATAGTTGAAACTTTAAAGCGCAACGTTGCTTTACTTCAAAATAAAGACTATGGTCTGTTTTGGGAAAAGTACAATCAGAGGTTATTCAAAAAAGGACTTCCAATGCCATTTGAAGATAAAGATGGTTTCCGGTTTATGGGAATCATTCAAGGGGTTACCGCAAACGGAAAACTTGAAGTTTTGTTGGAAGATGATAGTGTGAAAACATTTGAGATCAAAGAAATTCAGATGTTATATTAAAAAGAAAACCTATCTGTTTCCAAATAGGTTTTATATACTTGTGTAATTGGTATATTACAGTTTGTTCATGTTTGCTGCAAGGGTTTCAATGAATTTCGAAATCGGGCCTTTCACCATCATGGCCATCATTGGGTTGAAGTCGCCTACGAAAAGTAATTGAACTTCTGAAGTATTTGGTGTCAATGAATTGATGTTGGCCGTTAATGTAAATGGTAATTTGTCGCTGGCTGCCCCCAAAACAACTTTGTTTGGAGCTGTTTTGTCTTTCATTTTCAATTTTATTTCCGGCATGCCTTTCAGTCCGAAGATAAAAGCGTTGTCGTCTAAAACTTCAAATTTGGCAATGCTTTCCGGCATTAATTTTTCAAAATTCTTAACGTCTGTCAGTGAATCGAATAAATAATCTGCCGATTTTTCAACGTTAACTTTAGGGCTTTCTAAATTCATTATTTAAAGATAGTTTGATTGCTGAATAATTAAATTTTGTGCAACTTGCCTGTTCACATAAATTAACAACGTACTAAATGAGTTGAGAAATCTAAGTAAACGGAAAAAACAATATTATACTTCTACTCCCCAGGTAGATGGACTTTTACGCCATTCTTTCAAAGTATCGTATTCGTCTTCAGTTATGTATTGTTTTGCAACGGCTTCTTTCAATAGCATATCGTAATTACCAAGCGTGAAAAGTTCCACATTGGCTTTTTTGAAATTATCTTCAGCAATTTCGAATCCGTATGTAAAAATAGCTACCATTCCTTTGACATTGGCGCCGGCTGCTTTCAATGCTTCTACGGCCTGTAAGCTGCTTTTTCCGGTGCTGATCAAATCCTCAACAACCAATACGCTTTGGCCTTTCTGCAAGAAGCCTTCCACCTGATTTTCGCGTCCGTGTTTTTTAGGTTCTGGGCGAACATATACGAAAGGTAATCCCATGATTTCGGCAACAAGCATTCCTATTCCGATAGCACCTGTAGCTACACCGGCAATTACATCAGGTTTGCCAAATTGTTTTTCGATGTTTTTGGCAAATTCCTCACGGATATAATTTCTTATCGGTGGAAATGAGAGAGTTATACGGTTATCGCAGTAAATAGGCGATTTCCATCCAGAAGCCCATGTAAAAGGATTTTTTGGATTTAATTTAATTGCGTTTATTTGTAAAAGCAATTCGGCAGTTTTCTTAGCTGTGTCTGTGTTAAAAATCATACTGCAAATGTATAAAGTTTTTGTAAACGATAAGCCCCTTTTCTTAACAAATCAAGTTGTTAAAGAAACTGATTTTCAGCTCTTTCTGT encodes the following:
- the rsfS gene encoding ribosome silencing factor; this encodes MAKKENNNDVLLANIIKGIEEVKGNNIDILDLRAIENTVCDYFVICNGNSNTQVNAIVNSIQKIVSRDLKDKPWHVEGTENGEWVLMDYVNIVVHVFQKHIREYYNIESLWGDAKITSIENKY
- a CDS encoding biotin--[acetyl-CoA-carboxylase] ligase — protein: MNIIKLSATSSTNDFLKALLTKQFVENFTVVTAENQTSGRGQMGAVWAVESGKNLTFSVLVKDVLPDINTIFHLNVLVAICLTEVLEQLKIPNIAIKWPNDILADNKKIAGILIENSLKSGGEIVSVVGIGLNVNQKNFDGLPKAGSLCGILNREFDKDEILISIVETLKRNVALLQNKDYGLFWEKYNQRLFKKGLPMPFEDKDGFRFMGIIQGVTANGKLEVLLEDDSVKTFEIKEIQMLY
- a CDS encoding SRPBCC family protein, whose translation is MNLESPKVNVEKSADYLFDSLTDVKNFEKLMPESIAKFEVLDDNAFIFGLKGMPEIKLKMKDKTAPNKVVLGAASDKLPFTLTANINSLTPNTSEVQLLFVGDFNPMMAMMVKGPISKFIETLAANMNKL
- the pyrE gene encoding orotate phosphoribosyltransferase, whose product is MIFNTDTAKKTAELLLQINAIKLNPKNPFTWASGWKSPIYCDNRITLSFPPIRNYIREEFAKNIEKQFGKPDVIAGVATGAIGIGMLVAEIMGLPFVYVRPEPKKHGRENQVEGFLQKGQSVLVVEDLISTGKSSLQAVEALKAAGANVKGMVAIFTYGFEIAEDNFKKANVELFTLGNYDMLLKEAVAKQYITEDEYDTLKEWRKSPSTWGVEV